ATCGTTCTCATGATTGCTCCATTCCGAAAGAACCATCTCCCCGCGACGTGCGGGGATTCCTACAGGGAGGATAGCACCGCGCTCACGGGAGCGTCAAGGGTGCGGCGATCTTCCGACACGCGTGGCTGGCGAGGAGGTGGTAATTTTGCCAGGGCGTGCGGAGGACATCGCACTTCCACTGTCGCCGCTCGCGCTGCTCCTCGCTCGGTGAGATGGAAACGGGGAGTGCATCGAGGGCGCTCCAGGCGTCCGGGCTGAGCGCGAGGATGTACAATGCGTCGAATTCGGGGTCTTGCGCGTTACCGCTGAGCTCGCGGCGCACATTCCAGGTGGCAACGGTGTACTCCATCGGCACACTCATGGTGAGCGTGAACACGATGACACCAAGGATGGCGATCGTGCGCGCGACGTACGCGAGCGGGCGCATGCGCCAGAGGGACGCGAGGACGATGCCGAGGGTGACACCGAGTGCGATCGTCGCGATGAACGCGTACACGCGGTCGAGCGTGAGCCCGTACACGGAGACGTAGCGCACGATGCGCGTGATGGCACTCACGGCGACGACGAGCGTGAGGAGCGTGAAGATCGTGCTCGCGATGCGCGTGACGGCGTGCTGCGCGCGCTCCGCCGACTGCGTCATCGTCGGGTACCAGAGGAGCACGGTGAGGAGCGCGAGCGCGCCCGCGAAGAGGAGCGAGAAGAAGCTCTCGCGCGCGAGCGTCGCGTAGGTGAAGTCGTGCGCGCGCATCCATGCGTCGCTCGCGAAGAACTCGGGGAGCTGGAATGCCACGAAGGTGGCGAAGAGCGCGTCGAGGAGCACGAAGAACGTCGCAGCGGTCACCGGGCGCATGCGCGGGTCAAACGGCGCGTGATGCTTCGCGGGGAGCACGATGAGCCCCACGAGGAACCCGCCGAGGAGTACCGCGATGGCGACGCGAAAGGCCCATGCGATGAGTTCGCCGTTGAGCCGGAAGGAGGTGAGGACGTACTCCAGGAATGACTCGAAGGCACCGTTCGCATCGGAGAGGATCGCCCCGAAAACGAAGAGGAACGGCAGCGCGATGAGTACGCCGAGGATGCCGCTGCGGAGGTGCTGCGCCCGGATGCTCCGGTGCTCGCCGAGCGCGTCTTGCACCATGTGCTGTGTTCCACGCACACCCAGCGGAAGGAGCGCGAACGGCCCAAGGACGGCAAGCCACACCGCGTTCCGTACCGTGAGTCGGGTACTCAGGAGGTGCACGGCGAACGCGATGAGGAGCACACCGGTGGCAACGAGGCCAAAGGCCATGACGAACGGATTGGCGTAGAGTGTGAGATCACCGGCGAGGATGATGGTGGGAACAAGAAGCCAGTACGCAACCGGATGCACGCTGCGCTTGCTCAGGCGCGCGAAGAGCGCGAGGAGCCCCGCGATGCCGACGATGAACACGCTGGTACCGAACCCGGGCTCCTGGTAGCCCGTGCGCGTCCATTCGCGGAGCACGAAGTAAAAGAGCGCAACGCCGATAGCGTACCACGCGATGCGCTGACGCTCGTGGGGGTGGAAGGTGATCATACGGATGAGCGTGATGATGAAGCACGCCGCGCGCCGGCGATGCCGATAACGAACTCGCCTTTGTTACTCCCGCGGGTGAGCGCATCGAGGACATCGCGCGCCGTGCCGCGGTAGATAGTTTCAAATTTCTTCGTGAGCTCGCGACCGACGACGATCGGACGGGTGCCGAGGAGCGGGAGGAGCGCGGTGAGTGTCTTTACGATGCGATGCGGCGACTCGTAGAAGAAGACCGTCTCTTCCGACTGCGCGATGCGCTCAAGGATTGCCTTTCTCCCGCTCTTGAGTGGGAGGAATCCTAGGAAAAGAAAACGATCCGTAGGGAATCCGGTGACACTCGCGAGCGTCGTGAGCGCGGATGCACCCGGGATGGGCTCGATATGCACGTCCGGCAGGAACTCCGCCACACGCGCGACGAGGATGCCTCCGGGGTCGCTCACGCCAGGCGTTCCCGCATCGGTGACAAACGCGACGTGCTTCCCCACGCGCAACGCATCGAACACCGCGTCCATTGTGCGCTGCTGCGCGTGCTGATCGAGACGGTGGAGCGGCGTGCCGGAGATCTCGTACCGCGCGAGAAGCTTTGCGGTCTGGCGCGTGTCCTCGCAGAAGAGCACATCGCACGCGCGGAGCGTCTCGAGCGCGCGGAGCGTGATATCCTCAAGGTTCCCAATGGGGGTCCCGATGATGCTCAGCTTAGCCGACATGCGCCTGCTCGTGATCGCGCTGCGTCTCCTCGAGCCCGAAGTGCACGCGGAGGATCGTGCGGAAGATCGTGTGACGAGACACCATGCCGACGAGCTTCCCGCGGTCAACCACCGGAACGCGATGGATGCCGGTCGCGACCATGAGCGCGCCGATTTTGAGGACGGGTGTGTCGGATGGAACGCTCTTCACGCGCGTGGACATGAACTGCTCGACGGTCTTCCCCTGCGCCGCGCGTGCTTCCTCCTCGAACGCGAGGAGGTCTGTGTACGCCTGCGGCCCCGCGTACCATTCCTCGTAGCTCGGATAGATGGCACGAAAAACATCCTTCTCCGACACCACGCCCACGACGGTACCGCTCGCGTCCACGACCGGCGCACCGGTGATATGGTGGAGGAGCAACAATTCCACCACCCGACGCCACGGGGTGCCAACCGGAATCGTGACGACGTTTCGCTGCATGAGGTCGCGGACGATCATAGGGTGATGAGATTGGCGGAAAATGGCTTCCTGTGGTGAGTATAGCGTGCTAGCGGGACACTGTCACGCCGCGGCGTTTGCACTGATCACGGAGGGGGCACTGAGAGCACTTTGGCGAGATGGGCGTGCAGGTATTCTGCCCGAGCACGACGAGGAGCGGGTTCCAGGACGCCCAGAGCCGCTTGGGGAGCGTGTCCATGAGCTTGTGTTCCGTTTCTGCGCGGGACTTCGATCGGATGACACCAAGCCGATTAGAGATGCGGTGCACATGTGTGTCCACGGTGATACCGACCGAAATACCGAGTCCTTCGGTGAGCACGAGGTTCGCGGTCTTGCGCCCCACACCTGGGAGCCGGAGGAGCTCCTCCATCGTGTGCGGCACCTTCCCATCGAACTCGCGCAGCAGCAGCTTGGATAGTGCGATGAGGTGCTTCGCCTTCGTGTTGTAGTAGCTAATCGGGTAGAGGAACTGCTGCAACCGCCCGAGCGGCATCGCTGCGAGCTGCTCCGGCGTGTTCGCAATCGCGAAGAGCTTGACCATGATCGGGTACGTCGTTGCGTCTCGTGCCTGCGCCGAGCACACGGTGGAGACGAGGAGCTCAAAGAGCGATCGCTGCTCGAGCACCATCGTGGTGCCGAGCGGAATTGCAAACCGCTTCGTCGTGCGCTTGAGGATGCGCACGATCAACGCAGGATCCGGCTCATGCGCCGCATCGTCCCTGCTCGGTGATCTCCATGTGCGCGCGTCCTCGCTCGGCATAGCGTGTGTTCATCATAGCAAGGAAACACCACCCCGTGGGGGGGGTGGTGCTCGGCGTCCACGTCGCAACGCTACGTTTCGACGGTGATGGTGCGCACGTCGGGACGCGGTGTTGGAACGACGTGGAGGTCACCAATGACGACCGACCGTTGCTTCTGCTTTGGAAGTTTACGACGATACCGCAGGACTGCATGGATCGCCTCCCGCATGCTCGATACCCCGTGGACGAGGTAGACGGGCCCGTGCTCGCCATTGCGCAACGCGTACGTTGCGGGCTGCGCAGAAACTTCCTCGTCATCCGTCACGCGCTCCGCACTGCGCACCGTGAGTGAGGGATCCCTGATCACCCACTCGGTTCGTGTGCGATGCCGACCGATATGCGACCGCGCAATCCCGTCGAGGAAGGACGAACGGAGTGGATGATTCCAGTTCGGCCTCACGAGGTACGCGATCTCCGTGTCACCGCGATGGACCGGGTGTTTCACGAGCAGGGCGGAGTGCAGCAGCGGACGGTAAAGACGGGAGGTTCGTCTCGGGGTGAGCACTGCGCGATCACGTCCGGAGACCACGAACATGTCAATGAATGCCCTCAGCTCGTTACCGGACATGGGGTCCACCCCCCACTGGATGAGGTAGACGCGAAATAGCGTGCGTACGAACCGCACGACCACGGGCGATACAACCTTCGCCCGAGCGATCGCATCGCGCTCCTGTCCGCGGATGGCGCGTCTGAGGATGTTGATGGCACGGTGAAAGTCATTGACATGCGAAACCGATGTTTCGGATGATGCGTTCACGTTGTTCCTCCTGTGCTTTGGTGCTTGGACCAAAAGCGAGGGCTCGTTGGTTATCAAAGGACGATTCCACACTCGTCTCCTAGCGTAGAACAATCGCGCTCCGTCGTCAATGGTTGACGGGAGATGCCGCGTATGGTACGGTCGTGGTGGCAAGCAGGCGTGGTGCCTGCTCTCTGCCAGCACCTTGAAAACCCCTCACGTACTGGCCCTCCAATGCCTGGGCCACCTGAAGAGGAGAGGACAATGGACGAGATGACACAGGAGCAAGGACCGCTCACCGCAAACGATTACTTCCGCCGCATCTTCAACCCCGACAACACGTTCGAGGATCGCATGGGCTGGGTCAAGGTCATGCCGACCAACGCTTTTGCGACGAGGGAGGATAGGACCAATCACGTCGCGATCCTCATGTACATCGGAGATGAACGAGAGCCGGAGGAATTTCGTGCCTCGCTGTCGACCTTTTTCTCGCTGTCGACGGCGATCATCTCCACGAACCGTGAGCTGTGTGTCGCAGAGCTCCGCGCGGAGGCCCGAAAGATGCTCGTCCGACACTACGCGAACAGGGAATGCTGCGGAGTGCTCTCCGACGATACGACGTGGAATCTCGTGGAGTTCTTCGCGGCGGATCGGCGGCACTGCAACTTCACCGCGCGCGACCTCCGTCGGCTCCAGGGCTTCCTCATGAACGCGTGGACGGACGTGAGTAAGAATATCCGCACGCACGGTGCGTGCGTCAGCACTCACACCTTCGCGCGCGTCCTCATCTTTGCACGATGCTACGCGTTCCTGCGTAAGATCGCGCTCCGCGAGGCGATTCCGCTGTTGTTCGAGGAGCTCTGCAGGAAATACGACTCCGACGCGCAGCAGCGTCGCATCGTTGACGATCGCGTCCTCGTTGACCGGTGTGGCTCGCACGCACCGACCGATGTCCTGCGCATGATCATCGTTGCCGGTGATGCCCTGCGCCACGGACTCGGCATCGGAAACCTCGACGATCACCCGGAGAGCGAGACCGCGCGTACGCTCCTGGCACTCCTTGCCGCGAGCGCGCACTACTACGCAGACGCGCTCCTCCCGGACCTCGCGTCATCCGTAAGAGCGAGTGCATAGACCCCTCGCGCCGTGCACACCAGACCCCTTCGATCCATGGATCGAAGGGGTCTCTCTATGCGTCTGCGGTTGTACTGTACAGGAGCAGGATGAGTCCGAGCCCGAGCGGGTGGTTGAGGTATGGGGAGGTGGCGTGAACGACAAGGAGAGCGAGGAGCGCGAGCGCGAACGGCGTTGATGCGCGACGACGCCGTGAGCAACCGCACGCGATGAGTGCGCCGATGAACCAGAGCTGGAACGCGACACCGACAATCCCCCGCTCGAGGAGGTCATCGAGGAAGCCCCACTCGAACGCGGTGGCGGTGTACATGCCATCGGGATGCGCGGCGAGCGTGCGCGGGTCCTTCGTGGCGTAGGTGACCGTCGCGCCAAAACCGTTGCCGAAGATGGCGTGGGCTCGCATCGCTGTCGCGAGCGGGCCGATCTGCTGCCAGCGGTTCCCTACCGCTTCGTCCTGCTGGAACCGCGCTGCAAATGTCGCGCCGAATCCGGCGGTCGTGAGCGGATGCGGGTACGGTATCCGCACAAGCACGAGCGCGACGAGGAGACCGATCGCGATGGATGCGGCTCCGCTTTTTATGCTCCGCGTATGCGTGCGGATGAACGCAGCACGCTTCCGGATCGTTGGCGGCCAGAGGAGCCAGAGTGCACCGATCCCCGCGAGTGCCGCGAGGCCAACCCAGAAGCTCCGCGAGAGCGAGAGGAGGAGGACGGTGACGGAGCCGCCAAAGACCGCGTAGCGCATGAGATGACCGCGTCGCTCCGCTTGTTGTATCGTCCCGAGGGCAACGAGCAATGCCGGGAAGAGCCAGACCATGCTCTGGAGGAAGATGCGCGGGAAGCCGCCGGGGAACACCGTCACCTCGCCGAGGCGCGTGTCGCGCACCCACTGGTAGAGGGCGATCCACAGGCCGCCGAGGTCGTGCGTGAAGAGGAAGAGGAGTGCCGCGGTACGGAGGATGAGGAAGAGTGCGCCCGCGAGCACCGTTTCCGCGAGCCACGTGGTGCCGCCGCGCGTGGCGAGCACGAACGCGGGGAGGAGCGCGAGGAAGAGCCAGGCGTTTGCATCTTGGAAAACGAGGGGGAATGGATGGCGCGCGACACCAAGGATGACACCGAGGATGAGCGACAGCGCAAACGCTGCGACCGCCCAACGCGTCGGGTGCGATGTCACCGTGCACACGAGTTGCTCGCGCGCGACGCGCGTCCGCAGATGCCATGCGGAGGCAATGAGCATCACCGCGAAGATACCCATGCGCAGCGAGAGCGTCACCTCACCAACCTCGAGCACGAGCAATTGTCCAAAACTCCCCCACAGGAGCTCCAGGAGCACGGCGGCGACACCGATGCGGAGATCCCATAGTGCGCCAACCGCAACGACGAGAACCACAAGAAGGTACGCCGGCACCGCGAACGGCGCGTACCCCCACGCGTTCATCGAGAGGAGGTCGAGCGTGAGTCCGGCGAGAAGGATGGCGAGCGTGCGTCGGTGCATGTACTTCTACACTACCAAAATCAAACCCCTCCGATGTACATCGGAGGGGCCGATGACTACAGGTCGTCATCGTCGCTGTCCTCGTCATCAGAGTCCGAGTCCTCCGACTCCTCACCGTCCTCCGGGGTGTCCTCTGACTCCTTCTCCTCTGCGTCTACATTCCAATCGGCCATAGATAGTAGCTCCGTGGGAAAAACCGCGCACGGTCCATTGCATGTTCATAGGGAACGACGACCTTTCACGGCCAGTGTACCCGCTTGGAACGCATCGGCAAATCACTGTCAAGTGTTGCGTGCTGTGGATAGAAACTAACTCCCCCGAACATGATTCGGGGGAGTTAGTGCTGTCGCGAAAGCGACCGGTGCTACGCGGCTGCCTCACCGGTTTCCTCGCCTGCTTCCTTGGGAGCTTCCTCGCCCTCGGGAACCTCCACGTCTGCATCCTGATTGAGCATTTCCATAGTGTATGTTCCAAACAAAAATACTCGCCACGACGGAGAGTACCGATTCATCACCATTTCGACCTTAGCAACACAATAGCACAGAACGCATTACGTGTCAATGCCATGCTTCTCAAAAATACGAACCCGGGCGCGCTCATACGCGAGGACGCGCGCCGTCTTCCACGGTATGCGGTAGAGCAGCGATGGCACCCAGCGGCTCATCGTACCGCGTGTGCTCGTGATGGTGAAGAGCATTTCCGGAATCGCAACACCCGTATGACCGCGTTCGAGCATCGTGAGCCAGAGATCCCAGTCCTGAAATCGCGCGAGCGTGGGATCGAAGCGTGGGAAGTGCTCGCGCCGCAGGAGTGCGGTCGTATGGATGAATGGCATGCGACGCAGACGCTCCGGATCAAACGGAAGCGCGGGAAATCGCTTCCACCCAAATCGGAACGACGGATACGCGAAGCTTACCTCCGGGTGCTCGCGGAGCGCGTGGTACATCGTTGCCAGTGCGTGCGAACGTAGTACGACGTCCGCGTCGCAGAAGAGGAGGAGCTCGCCGCGAGTTGCATCCGCGCCACGATTGCGCGCAGCGGGCGCACCCGCGTGCTCCTGACGTACCCACCGCAGACGGCCCGAGAGCTCGGGGATATCCACGGGAATGAGGGGCTCCGGAGAACCATCATCCACGACGATGACTTCGATGTCGCGGAGTGTCTGTGCAGCGATCGCAGCGAGGCACGCATGGAGTGTCGCGGTGCCGTTATAGACAGGAATGACGATAGAGATCATAGGACGACCGACAGTGCTGCGCGAAGCGACGCGGCAAACGCACGTGGGCCAAACTGTGACAGTGCGCGCGTGCATCCAACGGTACCGAGCGCACGAGCGCGGTGATGATCCTCGAGCAGCGAGGTAATCGCCTGTGCTGCGGCCAGGGGGTCTCCTGGCGCAACGAGGAGCCCGGTTGTTCCATGGACGACGGCATCCGGCACGCCGCCGCTCTGCGTGCCAACGACGGGGAGTCCGAATGCACCGGCTTCGATGTACACGATGCCGAATCCCTCGATGTCACCGTCCGCACGTTCCTCCGGAAGCATCGCGAAGACATCCGCCGCAGCGTACCACTGCGCGAGTGCTGCATCATCGGCAGTGGTGACAACGCACGGTACGCGCACGCGCTCCGCGTGCGCCACGAGCGTCTGCGCGAGCGGCCCACTGCCAACGATGGTGAGATGTGCACGCGGGACGTGCTGTCGCACACGTACCATCGCGTCAATGAGCGACTCCATGCCCTTGCGCGGGATGAGGCGACCGACGGAGAGGACGAGCGGGACATCGCCGACACCGAGTGCATCGCGTGCTGCACTGCGCGCGATGCCTGCGCGAGATGCGATGGGGCCGAGCGGGGGCGACACGATGACCACCTGCTCCGACGATGCGCCGACGCGACGCGCGAGCCCAGCGGTTGCCGCACTGTTCACGATGACGCGCGTTGCACCGCGAAGGATGCGCGCGGCTAACCACCGCTTGCGAGGAGTCCGCAGCGCATTCGCGAGGTCAAGCCCGTGACAGATGACGCTGTACGCCCCGCGGAAGGTCCGTGCGCGGGTCCACGCGACGGTCCCGAGTGGGAGAATCTCGCCCACGATGAGGTGCGTGCGCGGGTCGAGGCGCAGGGCTTTGGGGATGAGCGTCGTCCAGCGCACCGTGGGGTTGCAAACCTCCACGGTGCAGCCATCGCCACCGAGCGCATCGGCTACGGCTCCATGGTAGCGCGCAGCACCGCCAACCCGCGGCGGGTAGTCAAACGTGAGGAGATGGAAAGATGGGTACGTCATACGGACGCCGGACGAAACGTGCGACGAATTTTTTGGATATCAGCGAACGAGATACCGCCAAGGAGGACGAGCGCGACAACGTAGAGCACCACACCCACGCCAATGAGCGCAGCGAGGGGGAGTTCATGGAGGAGCGCGATACCCGCAGTCATCACGAGGCACGCTGCCGTCGTGCGCAGAAACGGATCCAACACGGCATGCGCAGCATAGTGCACGTTGCGCCGGAGTGCGACGAGATTCACCGCAAAGAGCGTTACCGAGGAAACGAGCGCGGAGATCGCGGCACCCACTGCCGCGAATGGCGGAATGAGCACGATATTCGCGATCACATTCACGACCGTCGCGATGGCGAGGAGCTTCGTGTTGAGCGTCTGGCGGTCAATCGCATTGAGGAGATTCCCCGCTGGAAAATTTGCAAAGATGAACGGGAGTGCTGCGATGAGGATGATGAGCGGGACGACCGAGGCGCGAAAGGCCTCTCCGTAGAGGAGTGGGATGATGCGGTACGCGAGTGTGCCGATGCCGAATGCGATCGGAAGCGCAACGATCCAGAGCACACGGAGTGCCTGTGTGAAGAGCGTGCTGAGTTGCTGCCGATTACGCGTTGCGAGCGCACTCATCGCCGGATAGAGCGCGCCCATGAACGCGAGGGGAATGAACTGGAACGCGAACGTAATCTTAAACGCCACGCTGTAGATCCCCACCGTCGCAACGGCGACACCGCTCGCCGCGAGGAGCGTCCGGAGGAGGAACGTGTCCATGTACGTGTAGACCCGTGCGAGACCGCCCGCGATCGCGAACGGCGTTGCCATCGCGAGGATACTCCGCCAGGTCTCACCGAGTGAACGACGTGCACGCGCGCGCCACGCTCGCTCACGCACCGTGCCGAACACCGCAATGGCGATGTGTGCGATGCTCGCGACAAGATACGGCACGAGGAGCCAGATCGGCGCGATGGGCCTCCCGATCGTGAGGAGTGGCGTCGCTCCCGCGTTGATTCGGAGATCAGCGAGGAGGACGAGGATGCCGATACCGGTCACCGCGAGCACGAGCTGCCCCACCGCGAGGCCGATCGCCTCGTAGCTCACCCGCTGCAACCCGCGCAGGACGGCGTAGCACCCGAGATGGATGGAATCGAGCACCATGACGACGGTCGCAAGGCCGATCATCTGCCGCGTCGCATCATCGTGATTGAGGACGTACGAGAAGAGCGTGACAACACCGACAACCACCACGGTGGACATCGCCCTGAGCGCGAATGCACTCACGACGTACGACGCGGTCCCTTCGCGATCCTTCGCGGTCTCGCGCGTGAGCACGGGTGCGATCCCCCAGTCGGCGGCGACCGCGAAAAGCGCAGTGAATGCGAGTGCGAAGAAGTACTGCCCCGTCCCCTCCTGCCCAAAGGCCATCGCGACGACCGTGAAGTAGCCAAAGGAGATGAGCTTCTGGAGGATGGAGCCAATCGTGAACCACGCAGTGTTCCGCGCGATACGTTGTGCGGCGTGCTCGTCCATGTACCCACAGCGTAGCAGAATACGAACGACCGCGCCGAGATGTCGGCGCGGTCGTGGTGCTGTCCTAGCGCTTGGACCACTGTGGTGCGCGACGTGCCTTCTTGAGACCGGGCTTCTTGCGCTCCTTGATTCGTGCATCACGGGTGAGGAATCCGACCTTCCGCAGCGCACGGTGAAACGTCGGGTTGAGCTTCTGGAGACCGCGCGCGATGCCGAGCCGTGTCGCATCCGCCTGTCCACGCAATCCGCCTCCGCGGACGAGTACCGAGATGTCCAGTTTATCGCTCTGGCCAACCGCCTCGAGCGCCTGCGTACAGACCGCACGCGCGGCGATGGTCGTGAAGTACTCGGTGTACGGCTTGCCGTTCACCGTCATGGTCCCGGACCCGTTCTTCGTGATGCGCACGCGCGCGGTCGCGGCCTTCCGACGTCCAACGGACTGGAGCGGAAGATCCTGAATGGGAGTAGGTGTGATACTCATACGTCAATGCGGAGCCGCCGGAGCATGTGCCGACGCAGCGTGTTCGCCGGCAGCATGAGACGAACCGCGTCATGGAGCACGCGAGCTGGATCGCGATCCCACCGCGTCTGGAGGAGCTCGCGCTTGAGACCGCCCGGGTAGTGCGAGTGTTTCATGTACTCCTTCTGCTCGAGCTTCTTGCCGGTGAACCGCGCACTGCGGAGGTGTACGATGCGCACGAAATCACCCGCATCAATATGCGGCGTAAACGTGGGCTTATGCTTCCCACGGAGGAGATGCGCAACCTCCGTCGCAATACGTCCGATGGTTCGACCGGTTGCGTCAATCGTGTGCTCGCCGCGAGTGATGGGATACTGCTTTGCCATACGCGTCGTAATCAAACGAGTTCGATAACGGACTCCTCAGCGCCGTCGCCCGCACGCTGCCCGATCTTTGTGATCCGCGTGTACCCGCCTGCCCGCGTCTGGTACTTCGGGCCGAGTACCTCGAGGAGCTTCGCAACAACCTTCGGGTGGCGCAGCGATGCGAGGAGCCGTCGGCGCGTCGCGAGGCCCGGCGTCCGCGCGAGCGTGATGCTCTCCTCCACAATGGGACGCACCGCCTTTGCCTTCGCCGTGGTGGTACGCACGCGCTCGTGGAGCAGAACACTCTCCGCGAGGTTGCGTAGGAGCAACCCTCGCGGTCCGGTCTTCCGATCGAGCGTGATTTTTGATTTCCGGTGGCGCATATCCACTACACGGTTTCCGATTCATCATCACCCGCAGATGCCGCAGGGCCTTGCAGCGTATCCTCAACGATGGACTCGCCTCCCACCGGCTCCAGAACACGTTGTTCCGATTCCATGAGAGATTCCACAGGTGCCTCCGTCTCCTCCGGTGGGTGTACGATGAGCGCAAAGTGATTGATGAGCACCTCTGCACCGCGTCGCACCGCCTCCTCGGGCGTGATCGTCCCGTCGGTCTCGACGGTGAGGACGAGGCGGTCGTAGTTCGTGATCTCGCCGACGCGGGTATTCTCCACACGGAACCCAACGTTGCGCACCGGAGAGAACACCGAATCGAGCGTCATCGTGCCGAGCGGTGCGCGCTCCTTTCCACGGACATCCGCCGCGACGTAGCCGCGGCCGCGCTCGGCCGAGATCTCCATGCGCAGTGTTGCTCCATCTGCGGTCAGCATTGCAATCTGGAGCTCCGGGTTCACAATCTCGACATCGGCCTGCGGTGTAATCGCCGCAGCAGTCACCGGTCCCTTCCCTGATGCTTCGAGGACGAGGCGGACGGGTTCGTCCGAGAAAATCTTCAAACGGAGCTGCTTGAGGTTCATGAGGAGCTCGAGCGCATCCTCCTGGACATGCGACAGCGCCGCGAACTCATGGGAGATGCCGTCAATCTTCACCGCAGTGACGGCTGCGCCCTCAAGGGACGATAGGAGTACACGTCGCAACGCGTTGCCGAGCGTCGTTCCATACCCAAAGTAGCACGGTTCGATCGTCACCGTGG
This genomic interval from bacterium contains the following:
- the rpoA gene encoding DNA-directed RNA polymerase subunit alpha; this translates as MDQFILPSTFHWQPGEQPNEATVTIEPCYFGYGTTLGNALRRVLLSSLEGAAVTAVKIDGISHEFAALSHVQEDALELLMNLKQLRLKIFSDEPVRLVLEASGKGPVTAAAITPQADVEIVNPELQIAMLTADGATLRMEISAERGRGYVAADVRGKERAPLGTMTLDSVFSPVRNVGFRVENTRVGEITNYDRLVLTVETDGTITPEEAVRRGAEVLINHFALIVHPPEETEAPVESLMESEQRVLEPVGGESIVEDTLQGPAASAGDDESETV